The following coding sequences lie in one Pseudomonas sp. SL4(2022) genomic window:
- a CDS encoding helix-turn-helix domain-containing protein, whose amino-acid sequence MDMQEEVEGLAILIRDLRKHKNLTLGELAARIDRSVGFLSQVERGLSRPTVADLTAISETLGVPTTYFYSLSKPRDVPWVTRPGERRTLYYAGGITDVLASPTMAGGFSMLESRLDPGATSGDGHLNDSSEQGGFVLEGELTIWYGDAAEPVTLGPNDSFQLPPHAQFRYANLSDSPTRVLWVFT is encoded by the coding sequence ATGGACATGCAGGAAGAAGTCGAAGGTCTGGCGATCCTGATCCGCGACCTGCGCAAGCACAAAAACCTCACCCTCGGTGAGCTGGCGGCGCGCATCGACCGTTCGGTGGGCTTTCTCTCCCAGGTCGAACGCGGCCTGTCACGCCCTACCGTGGCCGACCTCACCGCGATCAGCGAAACCCTCGGCGTGCCGACCACCTATTTCTACAGCCTGAGCAAGCCGCGCGACGTGCCCTGGGTCACCCGACCGGGCGAGCGCCGCACGCTGTATTACGCCGGCGGCATCACCGATGTACTCGCCTCGCCGACCATGGCTGGCGGCTTCTCCATGCTCGAAAGCCGTTTGGACCCGGGCGCCACCAGCGGCGACGGGCATTTGAACGACAGCTCCGAACAAGGCGGCTTTGTCCTCGAAGGCGAGCTGACGATCTGGTACGGCGACGCCGCCGAGCCGGTCACCCTCGGCCCGAATGACAGTTTCCAGCTGCCGCCGCATGCGCAGTTTCGCTACGCCAACCTTTCCGATTCCCCCACACGAGTGCTCTGGGTCTTCACCTGA
- a CDS encoding putative bifunctional diguanylate cyclase/phosphodiesterase, protein MSAFVEPLRLLLLAETPGWAQLLRERLSTLGSGYALITAPSWEAASALFDSPSNALLLTTPRHLPASGRCSLPIVLLLDAEPDVEPEGICDWLVRHQLSSEVLRRCLRYAREYGKLNDTLQRLADQDALTGIANRQGFQTLLAARLAEYEGRGLTLGHLDLDNFRHANDALGYQGGDSLILQVVSRIKAQLQAGDQVARLGSDEFALLIDSRRDPQRAERLAAQITEALGEPYWIDGESLLIGCSLGLAHSRATSSADPLMWHAHIAMQQAKSQQGCSFHVYDERINRSARNQADLESELRRALRRDELELHYQPRLCLQTGRILGLEALVRWRHSVHGLLAPNEFVPLAEESGLIVPLGYWVISRALRDMQWLRGRGLPALHMAVNLSFRQFQDSQLLPTLSRLIEERGVDAQWLEFELTETAVMRRSDQVQQTMLALGRLGVRFSLDDFGTGFSSFVHLNNLPITLLKIDKSFVGGMCERAENRQLVRAMINLAHNLNLQVVGEGVENAEQLALLRQYGCDQVQGYLISKALPLPELARFLVFGMRQPLLGLHNG, encoded by the coding sequence AGTGGCTATGCCCTGATCACCGCACCGTCCTGGGAAGCGGCCAGCGCGCTGTTTGATTCCCCCAGCAACGCCTTGCTGCTGACCACGCCGCGTCATCTGCCCGCATCCGGGCGCTGCTCCCTGCCGATTGTCCTGCTGTTGGATGCCGAGCCCGACGTCGAGCCCGAGGGTATCTGCGACTGGCTGGTGCGTCATCAGCTCAGCAGCGAGGTGCTACGCCGCTGCCTGCGCTATGCCCGTGAATACGGCAAACTCAACGACACCTTGCAGCGCCTGGCGGATCAGGATGCCCTGACCGGCATTGCCAATCGGCAAGGATTCCAGACCCTGTTGGCCGCGCGCCTGGCCGAGTATGAAGGCCGTGGCCTGACCCTCGGCCACCTCGATCTGGACAACTTCCGCCACGCCAACGATGCCCTCGGCTACCAAGGTGGCGACAGTCTGATTCTGCAAGTGGTGTCGCGGATCAAGGCGCAGCTGCAGGCAGGCGACCAGGTGGCGCGCCTGGGCAGCGATGAATTTGCCTTGCTGATCGACAGCCGTCGCGACCCGCAGCGCGCAGAGCGCTTAGCCGCGCAGATTACCGAAGCCCTTGGCGAGCCCTACTGGATTGACGGCGAAAGTCTGCTGATCGGTTGCAGCCTCGGCCTGGCCCATTCCCGCGCCACAAGCAGCGCCGACCCACTGATGTGGCACGCGCATATCGCCATGCAGCAGGCTAAGAGCCAGCAGGGCTGCTCTTTTCATGTTTATGACGAGCGGATCAACCGCAGCGCGCGCAACCAGGCTGACCTGGAAAGCGAGCTGCGTCGCGCCCTGCGCCGTGACGAGCTGGAGCTGCACTACCAGCCGCGCCTGTGTTTACAAACCGGACGCATCCTCGGCCTGGAAGCGCTGGTGCGCTGGCGCCACAGCGTGCATGGTCTGCTGGCACCCAATGAATTTGTACCGCTGGCTGAGGAAAGCGGACTGATCGTACCGCTCGGTTACTGGGTGATCAGCCGTGCGCTGCGCGATATGCAGTGGCTACGCGGGCGCGGCTTGCCGGCACTGCATATGGCGGTCAACCTGTCGTTTCGCCAGTTTCAGGACAGCCAGCTGCTGCCAACCCTCAGCCGTCTGATTGAAGAGCGCGGCGTCGATGCGCAGTGGCTGGAGTTCGAGCTGACTGAAACCGCCGTGATGCGCCGCAGCGATCAGGTGCAGCAGACCATGCTGGCCCTGGGGCGTCTCGGCGTGCGCTTCTCGTTGGACGATTTCGGCACCGGCTTCTCCTCCTTCGTGCACCTGAACAACCTGCCGATCACCCTGCTGAAGATCGACAAGAGCTTTGTCGGCGGCATGTGTGAGCGTGCGGAGAACCGGCAATTGGTGCGGGCGATGATCAATCTGGCGCACAACCTCAACCTGCAGGTGGTGGGTGAGGGCGTGGAGAATGCCGAACAACTGGCGCTGCTGCGTCAGTACGGTTGTGACCAGGTGCAGGGGTACCTGATCAGCAAGGCCTTGCCGCTCCCGGAACTGGCGCGTTTTCTGGTGTTTGGCATGCGCCAGCCGTTGCTCGGCTTGCATAACGGCTGA
- a CDS encoding glutamine synthetase family protein, whose amino-acid sequence MTTAFPDLLSEVRAFRSAHPEVRYVDLISLDIPGHFYGKRYPIDMLEKVAAGSPLKIPQNCVLLGVQGGLHPIGDYCFNDGDPDAPRRLIPGTLKPVRWESQPLGQMLISSDGTAAPIEFEPREVLARVLKRLEARGIRPVVAFELEFYLFDRMLQDGLPQFPRDPLCGDADDQPNMHIERLSRFSDVLHAIVDAANEQGIDANVITAELGPGQFEINFGHCDDGLRAADWAALFCRSTRGVALKHGQRASFMSKPYLHAPGSGMHVHVSLYDAAGHNLLAADEQRPLRHAVAGCLELLPHCMPIFAANHNAFRRYGAMVNAASRASWGFEDRDACIRIPESDGKNLRIEHRLAGADANPYLVLAAILTGMESGLDAGKEPIAPLNENRQSGIDFPQDMLGAVSAMRDHPVVNQGLGEEFVMVYCENKRQDHLAFMQEVTPREYRWFL is encoded by the coding sequence ATAACAACAGCATTCCCCGACCTGCTCAGCGAAGTCCGCGCCTTCCGCAGCGCCCACCCCGAAGTGCGCTATGTCGACCTGATCAGCCTGGACATCCCCGGGCATTTCTACGGCAAGCGCTACCCCATCGACATGCTGGAGAAGGTCGCCGCCGGCAGCCCGCTGAAAATCCCGCAGAACTGCGTGCTGCTCGGCGTGCAGGGCGGCCTGCACCCGATTGGCGATTACTGCTTCAACGACGGCGACCCGGATGCACCGCGCCGGCTGATCCCTGGCACGCTCAAGCCGGTGCGCTGGGAAAGCCAGCCACTGGGGCAGATGCTGATCAGCTCCGACGGCACCGCTGCGCCCATCGAATTCGAACCGCGTGAAGTCCTCGCCCGCGTGCTCAAGCGCCTGGAAGCACGGGGTATCCGTCCGGTGGTGGCCTTTGAACTGGAGTTCTACCTGTTTGATCGCATGCTGCAGGACGGCCTGCCGCAGTTCCCACGCGACCCGCTGTGCGGCGATGCCGACGATCAGCCGAACATGCACATCGAACGCCTGTCGCGCTTTAGCGATGTGCTGCACGCCATCGTCGACGCCGCCAATGAACAGGGCATCGACGCCAACGTGATCACTGCCGAGCTTGGCCCTGGCCAGTTCGAGATCAACTTCGGCCATTGCGACGACGGCCTGCGCGCCGCCGACTGGGCCGCCCTGTTCTGCCGCAGCACCCGCGGCGTGGCGCTCAAACATGGCCAGCGCGCCAGCTTTATGAGCAAGCCCTACCTGCACGCGCCGGGCAGCGGCATGCATGTGCATGTCAGCCTGTATGACGCCGCCGGCCACAACCTGCTGGCCGCCGATGAGCAGCGCCCGCTGCGCCACGCCGTGGCCGGTTGCCTGGAGCTGCTGCCGCACTGCATGCCGATCTTCGCCGCCAACCACAACGCCTTCCGCCGCTACGGCGCCATGGTCAACGCCGCCAGCCGCGCCAGCTGGGGCTTCGAGGACCGCGATGCGTGCATCCGCATCCCCGAATCGGACGGCAAGAACCTGCGCATCGAACACCGCCTGGCCGGCGCCGACGCCAACCCCTATCTGGTGCTGGCGGCGATCCTCACCGGCATGGAGTCCGGCCTGGATGCGGGTAAAGAGCCGATTGCGCCGCTTAACGAAAACCGCCAAAGCGGCATCGACTTCCCGCAGGACATGCTCGGCGCAGTCAGCGCCATGCGCGACCACCCGGTGGTCAACCAAGGCCTGGGCGAGGAATTCGTGATGGTTTACTGCGAAAACAAGCGCCAGGACCATCTGGCCTTTATGCAAGAAGTCACTCCGCGGGAATACCGTTGGTTTCTCTGA
- the pbpG gene encoding D-alanyl-D-alanine endopeptidase, with product MKIRQSIVSLLLICSCLVVASNTQAAPAKQQDLAAGSALLVDLQTNQVLYERNADSVVPIASVTKLMTAMVTLDAKLPLDQVLPIMIRDTQEMRGVFSRVRVGSELSRHDMLLLALMASENRAASSLAHHYPGGHTAFVAAMNAKARALGMKHSRFVEPTGLSEHNVSSARDLVLMLKAARQYPLISQFSTTSEKTQAFRKPNYTLGFRNTNNLVRKPGWSVQLSKTGYTGEAGRCLVMNTVMNNRPVAFVVLDAFGKYTHMADANRLKRWLETGKVTAVPPAAISYRQQKLAQRQAQAAH from the coding sequence GTGAAAATCCGCCAATCGATAGTAAGCCTGCTGCTGATCTGCAGTTGCCTTGTAGTTGCATCGAACACCCAGGCCGCCCCCGCCAAGCAACAGGACCTCGCCGCCGGCAGCGCCCTGCTGGTCGACCTGCAGACCAATCAGGTGCTCTACGAGCGTAACGCCGACAGCGTGGTGCCAATTGCTTCGGTGACCAAGCTGATGACTGCCATGGTCACCCTCGACGCCAAACTGCCGCTGGATCAGGTGCTGCCGATCATGATTCGCGACACCCAGGAAATGCGCGGCGTGTTCTCCCGCGTACGCGTGGGCAGCGAGCTGAGCCGCCACGATATGCTGTTGCTGGCTCTGATGGCTTCGGAAAACCGCGCGGCATCCAGCCTGGCGCACCACTACCCAGGCGGCCACACGGCCTTTGTCGCGGCAATGAATGCCAAGGCCCGCGCCCTGGGCATGAAGCATTCGCGCTTTGTCGAGCCCACTGGCCTGTCGGAACACAACGTGTCCAGCGCCCGCGACCTGGTGCTGATGCTCAAGGCCGCACGCCAGTACCCGCTGATCAGCCAGTTCAGCACCACCTCGGAAAAAACCCAGGCCTTCCGCAAACCCAACTACACCCTGGGCTTTCGCAACACCAACAACCTGGTGCGCAAGCCGGGCTGGAGCGTGCAGCTGAGCAAAACTGGCTACACCGGTGAAGCCGGCCGCTGTCTGGTGATGAACACCGTGATGAATAACCGCCCGGTGGCCTTCGTGGTGCTGGATGCCTTCGGCAAATACACCCACATGGCCGACGCCAACCGCCTCAAACGCTGGCTGGAAACCGGCAAGGTCACCGCCGTGCCACCCGCCGCCATCAGCTACCGCCAGCAGAAGTTGGCGCAGCGTCAGGCCCAGGCCGCACACTAA
- the chrA gene encoding chromate efflux transporter, whose product MSNLPETPAPAAVSLREAFWFWLKLGLISFGGPAGQIAIMHQELVEKRRWLSERRFLHALNYCMLLPGPEAQQLATYIGWLLHRTWGGVIAGVLFVLPSLFILIGLSWLYIAFGDVPWVAGLFYGIKPAVTAIVAQAAWRIGGRVLRNRWLWGIAGASFVAIFVFNLPFPLIVLGAALCGYLGGRLLPQSFSLAGGHPAAQASYGPALIDDDSPVLPHTRFKPSRLAGLLVVGALLWLLPMGLLTWLFGWDGTLTQMAWFFTKAALLTFGGAYAVLPYVYQGAIDHYGWLTPTQMIDGLALGESTPGPLIMVVAFVAFVGAYLQPVFGGESGFASGAVAAVLVTWFTFLPSFLFILAGGPLVESTHGELKFTAPLTGITAAVVGVILNLALFFAYHVLWPQGFGGAFDWPSALLAVAAALALLHFKRGVMEVLLVSALAGLAVYLLR is encoded by the coding sequence ATGTCTAATCTGCCTGAAACCCCTGCACCTGCTGCGGTCAGCCTACGCGAAGCCTTCTGGTTCTGGCTCAAGCTTGGCCTGATCAGCTTCGGTGGGCCGGCCGGGCAGATCGCGATCATGCATCAGGAGTTGGTGGAGAAGCGCCGCTGGCTGTCCGAGCGGCGTTTTCTGCATGCGCTGAACTACTGCATGCTGCTGCCGGGGCCAGAGGCGCAGCAGTTGGCCACCTACATCGGCTGGTTGCTGCACCGTACCTGGGGTGGGGTGATCGCCGGTGTGCTGTTTGTGTTGCCGTCGCTGTTTATCCTGATCGGGCTGTCTTGGTTGTATATCGCGTTTGGCGATGTGCCGTGGGTGGCGGGACTGTTCTACGGCATCAAACCGGCGGTTACGGCGATTGTCGCGCAGGCGGCCTGGCGGATAGGTGGGCGCGTGTTGCGCAACCGCTGGCTGTGGGGCATTGCCGGGGCGTCTTTTGTGGCGATCTTTGTGTTTAACCTGCCATTTCCGCTGATCGTGCTGGGGGCTGCACTGTGTGGCTACCTCGGCGGTCGTCTGTTGCCGCAGTCATTCAGCCTCGCGGGTGGGCATCCGGCGGCTCAAGCGTCTTACGGCCCGGCGCTGATTGATGATGACAGCCCGGTACTGCCGCACACGCGCTTTAAACCGTCGCGGTTGGCGGGCTTGCTGGTGGTGGGGGCGTTGCTCTGGCTGCTGCCGATGGGCTTGCTGACCTGGCTGTTCGGCTGGGACGGCACGCTGACGCAGATGGCCTGGTTCTTCACCAAGGCGGCCCTGCTGACCTTTGGTGGCGCGTACGCGGTGCTGCCCTACGTGTATCAGGGCGCGATCGATCACTACGGCTGGCTGACGCCGACGCAGATGATCGACGGCCTGGCGCTGGGCGAAAGCACGCCGGGGCCGCTGATCATGGTGGTGGCGTTTGTGGCGTTTGTCGGTGCGTATCTGCAGCCGGTGTTCGGCGGCGAGTCGGGCTTTGCCAGTGGTGCCGTGGCGGCGGTGCTGGTCACCTGGTTCACTTTTCTGCCGTCGTTTCTGTTCATTCTCGCTGGCGGGCCACTGGTGGAATCCACCCATGGCGAGTTGAAATTCACCGCGCCGCTGACCGGTATTACCGCGGCGGTGGTGGGCGTAATCCTCAACCTGGCACTGTTTTTCGCCTATCACGTGCTTTGGCCACAGGGCTTCGGCGGGGCTTTCGACTGGCCATCGGCACTGCTGGCCGTGGCGGCTGCGCTGGCGCTGCTGCACTTCAAACGCGGGGTGATGGAGGTGTTGCTGGTGTCGGCACTGGCTGGGCTGGCGGTGTACCTATTGCGTTGA